In uncultured Bacteroides sp., the following proteins share a genomic window:
- a CDS encoding DMT family protein, translating into MQGLYSILLLVVSNVFMTFAWYGHLKLQEDKVINNWPLIAVIAFSWSIALAEYMCQVPANRLGFTGNGGPFSLMQLKVIQEVITLVVFTIFSTMLFKGESFHWNHLAAGGCLVMAVYFVFMK; encoded by the coding sequence ATGCAAGGACTTTATTCTATTTTACTTTTAGTTGTATCGAATGTTTTTATGACATTTGCCTGGTATGGGCATTTGAAACTGCAGGAAGATAAGGTTATTAACAACTGGCCTTTAATTGCTGTTATTGCGTTTTCGTGGAGTATTGCTTTGGCTGAATATATGTGTCAGGTTCCGGCAAACCGATTAGGATTTACAGGTAATGGTGGTCCGTTTTCTTTAATGCAGCTAAAGGTTATTCAGGAAGTTATAACTCTTGTTGTCTTTACAATATTTTCCACAATGTTATTCAAAGGTGAATCTTTTCACTGGAATCATTTAGCCGCAGGAGGTTGTTTAGTGATGGCGGTTTATTTTGTTTTTATGAAGTAA